From Peromyscus maniculatus bairdii isolate BWxNUB_F1_BW_parent chromosome 8, HU_Pman_BW_mat_3.1, whole genome shotgun sequence, a single genomic window includes:
- the LOC102928917 gene encoding hemoglobin subunit alpha — MVLSADDKANIKAAWGKIGGHGAEYGAEALERMFCSFPTTKTYFPHFDVSHGSAQVKGHGAKVAGALATAASHLDDLPAALSALSDLHAHKLRVDPVNFKLLSHCLLVTLAAHHPADFTPAVHASLDKFLASVSTVLTSKYR; from the exons ATGGTGCTCTCTGCGGACGACAAGGCCAACATCAAGGCTGCCTGGGGCAAGATTGGCGGCCATGGTGCTGAATATGGCGCGGAGGCTCTAGAGAG GATGTTCTGCAGCTTCCCCACCACCAAGACCTACTTCCCTCACTTTGATGTGAGCCACGGCTCTGCCCAGGTCAAGGGCCACGGCGCGAAGGTCGCCGGCGCCCTGGCCACCGCAGCTAGCCACCTCGATgacctgcctgctgccctgtCTGCTCTGAGCGACCTGCACGCTCACAAGCTGCGTGTGGACCCTGTCAACTTCAAG CTCCTGAGCCACTGCCTGCTGGTGACCCTGGCCGCCCACCACCCTGCCGATTTCACCCCCGCGGTGCACGCTTCTCTGGACAAATTCCTTGCCTCTGTGAGCACCGTGCTGACCTCCAAGTACCGTTAA
- the LOC102902798 gene encoding hemoglobin subunit alpha, with product MVLSADDKANIKAAWGKIGGHGAEYGAEALERMFCSFPTTKTYFPHFDVSHGSAQVKGHGAKVADALATAAGHLDDLPAALSALSDLHAHKLRVDPVNFKLLSHCLLVTLAAHLPSDFTPAVHASLDKFLASVSTVLTSKYR from the exons ATGGTGCTCTCTGCGGACGACAAGGCCAACATCAAGGCTGCCTGGGGCAAGATTGGCGGCCATGGTGCTGAATATGGCGCGGAGGCTCTAGAGAG GATGTTCTGCAGCTTCCCCACCACCAAGACCTACTTCCCTCACTTTGATGTGAGCCACGGCTCTGCCCAGGTCAAGGGCCACGGCGCGAAGGTCGCCGACGCCCTGGCCACCGCCGCTGGCCACCTCGATGACCTGCCCGCTGCCCTGTCTGCTCTGAGCGACCTGCACGCTCACAAGCTACGTGTGGACCCTGTCAACTTCAAG cTCCTGAGCCACTGCCTGCTGGTGACCCTGGCCGCCCACCTCCCCTCCGATTTCACCCCCGCGGTGCACGCCTCTCTGGACAAATTCCTTGCCTCTGTGAGCACCGTGCTGACCTCCAAATACCGTTAA
- the Hbq1 gene encoding hemoglobin subunit theta-1, with the protein MALSQSDRALVLALWKKMSSNVGIYATEALERTFVAFPSTKTYFPHMDLSPGSSQVKAHGQKVADALTLAAHHLDDLPGSLSALSDLHAHKLRVEPANFQFFNHCLLVTLARHYPGDFSPKMHASLDKFLGLVTSALVSKYR; encoded by the exons ATGGCTCTGTCCCAGAGCGACCGTGCGCTGGTTCTCGCGCTATGGAAGAAGATGAGCAGCAACGTTGGAATCTACGCGACCGAGGCCTTGGAGAG GACCTTCGTGGCTTTCCCCTCCACCAAAACCTACTTCCCGCACATGGACCTGAGTCCCGGCTCTAGCCAGGTTAAAGCCCATGGCCAAAAGGTGGCCGATGCGCTGACTCTCGCTGCCCACCACCTGGACGACCTGCCTGGTTCTCTGTCAGCTCTCAGCGATCTGCATGCTCACAAGCTCCGTGTGGAACCCGCTAACTTTCAG tTCTTCAACCACTGTCTGCTGGTGACTCTTGCCCGGCATTATCCTGGAGACTTCAGCCCAAAGATGCACGCCTCTCTGGACAAGTTTCTGGGCCTTGTGACTTCGGCACTGGTCTCCAAATATCGCTGA
- the LOC143274543 gene encoding hemoglobin subunit alpha-like has protein sequence MVLSAEDKANVKTVWSKIGGHRAEYGAEALGRMFESHPTTKTYFPHFDVSHGSAQVKTQGAKVADALATAADNLDDLPGALSALSDLHAHKLRVDPVNFKLLSHCLQVTLASHQPEFTPAVHASLDKFLASVSTVLTSKYR, from the exons ATGGTGCTCTCTGCAGAGGACAAGGCCAACGTCAAGACTGTCTGGAGTAAGATTGGCGGCCATCGTGCTGAATATGGCGCGGAGGCTCTAGGG AGGATGTTCGAAAGCCACCCCACCACCAAGACCTACTTCCCTCACTTTGATGTGAGCCACGGCTCTGCCCAGGTCAAAACCCAAGGCGCGAAGGTCGCCGATGCCCTGGCCACCGCTGCCGACAACCTTGATGACCTGCCCGGTGCCCTGTCTGCTCTGAGCGACCTGCACGCTCACAAGCTGCGTGTGGACCCTGTCAACTTCAAG CTCCTGAGCCATTGCCTGCAGGTGACCCTGGCCAGCCACCAGCCTGAGTTCACCCCCGCGGTGCATGCCTCTCTGGACAAATTCCTTGCCTCTGTGAGCACCGTGCTGACCTCCAAGTACCGTTAA